The Sphingorhabdus sp. Alg231-15 genome has a segment encoding these proteins:
- a CDS encoding TonB-dependent receptor yields MKKFIAVEANAGTMRPGKILSSVSAIALCCVATQPALAQDAGAEQQDGADDEIIVTGIRQSIKSSQEIKRTADTFVDSITAEDIGQLPDRSVTETLQRIPGISISRFAAADDPDHFSVEGAGVVIRGLTFVRSELNGRDTFSANNGRALGFNDVSPELLGAVNVFKQQTADMIEGGLAGSVDLRTRKPFDKRELVLSGSIEGNYGDLRKKWSPTYSIFASNVWNSGIGDIGLMLNYSRSELFSRNNGTQVTDYTFRDDLDPARTVLVPRGAGVRSQDFDRERQSYGGALQWESNAGDAQATFEFLRVEAKQAWTERTFETAADQSFTTRPVPGTTFGFDETGQFTDGFLTDTAGWRSAANCPAGQFDNCIPLNGFQHTTGRRSVDQETTTQDISLNLKFYPTDRLSFNFDAQYIESTTENLDLSIFGSTFANAAIDINAGGIPDVRFSAPTPDGSDIADYFADPTHSYYRAAMDHLEDSEGDEFAFRGDVDYEFDDDSFLRKISAGGRFSTRDQTTRFSVYNWGVLSEIWNGSTGPVFFGDVTGSPVETFAFPNFQRGDVSQPSAALYYGGDIISGYRDGSTIADLISINDLWTNPGWRPLAQRGNVVDGGPFTQGEINETREETFATYLRLDFGSDDIFGGMRLDGNIGLRYVNTKFQTRGAFQTPTQGDVFSGDCSIPTPAPDEFCLLSPERQALAFAFADGVAIPDTQQSSFTNWLPSLNLKLGVTDELIFRFGVSKGISRPELGLTRNFFVAQQNITDLVVGGGDLANGPLFKADVGNPNLRPVESTNWDLSAEYYFNATGSVTASLFLKDIKNVITSGSEIVSATNSAGVTTDVLVSGPFNNGSGTVKGFELAYNQFYDFLPGPLSGFGFQGNYTFIDSSEIPNSNLNPTAVNGVQPAPTINNLPLQGLSKHNFNAALLYDKYGVSARLAYSWRSRYLLTTRDVIFPFSPIWQDASGQLDGSIFYTINEHVKIGVQAVNLLNETTVTRAQVDAPDGSGFGDRVLTPRSYFSNDRRFTFIARFSF; encoded by the coding sequence TTGAAGAAATTTATAGCTGTAGAGGCGAACGCGGGCACGATGCGGCCAGGTAAAATCCTGTCATCGGTTTCTGCCATTGCGCTTTGTTGTGTGGCGACGCAGCCGGCATTGGCGCAAGATGCTGGCGCAGAGCAGCAGGATGGAGCCGATGATGAGATTATCGTCACCGGTATTCGGCAAAGCATCAAGTCCTCTCAAGAAATCAAGCGAACGGCGGACACATTTGTTGATTCGATTACTGCTGAAGACATCGGTCAGTTACCAGACCGTTCGGTAACAGAAACCCTGCAACGTATTCCCGGCATTTCAATAAGCCGGTTCGCTGCTGCGGACGATCCGGATCATTTCTCTGTCGAAGGTGCCGGCGTTGTTATTCGCGGACTGACATTTGTTCGTTCAGAGCTAAATGGTCGCGATACATTCTCGGCGAACAATGGCCGAGCGCTTGGATTTAATGATGTTTCGCCAGAGCTTCTTGGCGCTGTTAATGTCTTTAAGCAGCAAACTGCGGACATGATCGAAGGTGGTCTTGCTGGTTCGGTGGATCTGCGGACGCGTAAGCCGTTTGATAAACGCGAACTGGTGCTTTCAGGCTCTATCGAAGGCAATTATGGCGATCTGCGCAAAAAATGGTCGCCGACCTATTCCATTTTTGCAAGCAACGTATGGAATAGTGGTATTGGCGACATCGGCCTGATGCTCAACTATTCGCGTTCCGAGCTATTTTCACGCAATAACGGCACTCAGGTTACGGACTACACGTTCCGTGATGACCTCGACCCAGCACGCACGGTGCTGGTACCACGCGGCGCAGGTGTACGATCCCAGGATTTTGATCGGGAACGTCAGTCCTACGGTGGTGCTTTGCAATGGGAAAGCAATGCAGGTGATGCTCAGGCGACGTTTGAATTTCTGCGGGTTGAAGCAAAGCAGGCATGGACCGAGCGCACTTTTGAAACCGCTGCGGATCAGTCTTTCACAACGCGCCCTGTTCCAGGGACAACATTTGGTTTCGATGAAACGGGGCAATTTACGGATGGCTTCCTAACCGATACGGCGGGTTGGCGCTCAGCAGCTAACTGTCCGGCGGGCCAGTTCGACAATTGTATTCCTTTGAACGGGTTTCAACATACCACTGGGCGCCGTTCAGTCGATCAAGAGACAACCACTCAGGACATTTCACTAAATTTGAAATTCTATCCTACTGATCGATTGTCGTTTAATTTCGATGCTCAATATATTGAATCGACGACCGAGAATCTCGATCTTTCAATCTTTGGCAGTACGTTTGCTAACGCTGCCATTGATATCAATGCGGGCGGGATTCCAGATGTTCGGTTCAGCGCTCCAACGCCTGATGGTTCAGATATTGCGGATTACTTCGCTGATCCTACACACAGTTATTACCGTGCTGCCATGGATCATCTGGAAGATAGTGAAGGGGATGAATTCGCATTCCGCGGTGATGTTGATTATGAATTTGATGATGACAGTTTCTTGCGCAAAATAAGCGCTGGTGGTCGTTTCTCCACCCGCGATCAGACAACACGTTTCTCCGTTTACAATTGGGGTGTGTTGAGTGAGATCTGGAACGGGTCGACTGGTCCGGTCTTCTTTGGCGATGTTACCGGAAGTCCAGTAGAAACCTTCGCGTTCCCGAACTTTCAGCGTGGTGATGTTAGTCAGCCAAGTGCTGCATTATATTATGGTGGTGACATTATCTCGGGTTATCGTGACGGGTCGACCATAGCGGACTTGATTAGCATCAATGATTTGTGGACCAATCCTGGCTGGAGACCATTGGCACAGCGTGGCAATGTCGTCGATGGTGGACCGTTTACGCAAGGCGAAATCAACGAGACCAGGGAAGAAACATTCGCTACCTATTTGCGCCTCGACTTTGGTTCCGATGATATCTTTGGAGGAATGCGGTTAGATGGTAATATTGGCTTGCGCTATGTGAACACCAAGTTCCAGACGCGCGGCGCATTCCAGACCCCGACACAAGGGGATGTCTTTTCCGGTGACTGTTCAATTCCGACACCAGCACCTGATGAATTCTGTCTGCTTTCACCCGAACGACAGGCGCTCGCATTTGCTTTTGCCGATGGCGTTGCGATACCGGATACGCAACAGAGCTCTTTCACAAACTGGTTGCCTAGTCTCAATCTGAAACTGGGCGTTACCGATGAACTGATTTTCCGTTTTGGTGTATCAAAAGGAATCAGCCGCCCGGAACTGGGCTTGACCCGAAACTTCTTCGTGGCGCAGCAAAATATCACTGACCTGGTTGTTGGCGGTGGCGATCTGGCGAATGGTCCATTGTTTAAAGCGGACGTGGGTAACCCAAATCTTCGGCCAGTTGAGTCAACCAACTGGGATCTATCGGCGGAGTATTATTTTAATGCGACTGGTTCCGTGACGGCATCGCTTTTTCTAAAAGATATAAAAAATGTGATAACATCGGGTAGTGAAATCGTGTCGGCGACAAATAGTGCTGGTGTGACAACCGATGTGCTGGTTTCAGGGCCATTTAACAACGGTAGCGGTACGGTTAAGGGATTTGAATTGGCTTACAACCAATTTTATGACTTCCTACCCGGACCTTTATCTGGGTTCGGTTTCCAAGGGAATTATACCTTTATTGATTCTTCGGAAATTCCGAATTCAAACTTGAATCCGACTGCTGTCAATGGTGTGCAACCTGCACCGACGATCAACAATCTACCATTGCAGGGACTGTCCAAGCATAACTTCAATGCCGCCCTGCTTTATGACAAATATGGCGTGTCAGCGCGTTTGGCTTATAGTTGGCGGTCGCGTTACCTGCTCACAACGCGAGACGTGATCTTCCCGTTCTCGCCAATCTGGCAGGACGCTTCAGGACAGCTTGATGGATCGATTTTCTACACAATCAATGAACATGTGAAAATCGGCGTGCAGGCTGTGAACCTGTTGAATGAAACGACGGTTACCCGAGCGCAGGTCGATGCACCGGACGGGTCCGGATTTGGGGATCGCGTGCTGACACCGCGCTCTTACTTCTCCAATGACCGACGCTTTACGTTTATTGCTCGCTTTAGTTTTTAG